One Synechococcus sp. CC9605 genomic window carries:
- a CDS encoding SRPBCC family protein — protein sequence MGRWLEHTVTSEVQAPASKVWEVWSDLEAMPRWMRWIESVTPLEDPDLTDWTLAAQGFRFSWKARITQRVEAQQLHWESVGGLPTKGAVRFYPEASDRTVVKLSVTYELPRVLAPLMEPSILGGIVTKELQANLDRFCDLVEAGG from the coding sequence ATGGGACGCTGGCTCGAACACACGGTCACCTCTGAGGTGCAGGCCCCGGCCTCCAAGGTCTGGGAGGTCTGGAGTGATCTCGAAGCGATGCCTCGATGGATGCGCTGGATTGAGTCGGTTACGCCCCTCGAAGACCCCGATCTCACCGATTGGACCCTGGCGGCCCAGGGCTTCCGCTTCAGTTGGAAGGCCCGGATCACCCAGCGGGTCGAAGCTCAACAACTGCACTGGGAATCGGTGGGTGGCCTGCCCACCAAGGGTGCTGTGCGCTTCTACCCCGAAGCCTCCGACCGCACTGTGGTCAAGTTGAGCGTGACCTATGAATTGCCGAGAGTCTTGGCACCGCTCATGGAACCCAGCATCCTGGGGGGCATCGTGACCAAGGAGCTCCAGGCGAACCTTGACCGTTTCTGTGACCTTGTGGAAGCAGGCGGCTGA
- a CDS encoding glycosyltransferase family 39 protein — MKQRWRFWASVALIWVLSTLVDRLWWTLQTGVPAWDQADYLNSAMDHGRALGLLPGGGWQGWQALLDLSPKIPPLASLVNGSVMALSGDAPEQAAWSLSLWHGLLLMVMAGWGRRLQGDGLALIACLLAALTPAFLDLRTDYVLEMALVACCSLAIWRLGVWCDPKSGGRWRQAWCCTLAAIAAVLVKQSALLVLVPGGLWAAGLALRRGGPWLRQALLLPVLMAALIGPWLRHNWITSLGGTNRAVFESAALEGDPGVLSLASWLWYPRLLPEQLGSVLLLVGLSGLLLWCWQRQQHSSDHSWSWRWLLINLVAAWVLTTLSPNKGDRYIAPLLPSLLLLLARGWWQWGYWLEARRSRLVWPLFGAGLLACVPAGWAHQLHRFDDRPRGPVEALVKAAGGGDPSTPPSTLIVVPSTSDLNQHNVSFYGRRHGGQTVGRQLGGSRQDREPVLARAEWVVLAEGNQGSVRKAARKLDQAVRSSGVFEPLHQFERPKGGSYSLWRRRATHPIAGPSFAQRFPVLAAGLAAGPLGLDPVFAAVGQEHMLDGHFSYRDPVRSEALAALAQDPDAVQPRWTLALLAVLGNRPSQASEQFEVLQRLLPDNPWPAAYRSVVNLAGWNPWQAAAAADGASVSNPVLAALGDLSGVLSGAVWRIPAASTSVPAAITAVEEALEPASNQDQDQEQASS, encoded by the coding sequence GTGAAGCAGCGCTGGCGTTTCTGGGCTTCGGTTGCCTTGATCTGGGTGCTCTCCACCCTGGTGGATCGGCTCTGGTGGACGCTGCAGACCGGGGTTCCCGCCTGGGATCAGGCCGACTACCTCAACAGCGCCATGGACCATGGCCGCGCCTTGGGCCTGCTTCCCGGTGGCGGTTGGCAGGGTTGGCAGGCGTTGCTGGATCTCTCGCCGAAGATTCCGCCCCTGGCCTCGCTGGTGAACGGCAGCGTGATGGCCCTGAGTGGTGATGCCCCGGAGCAAGCGGCCTGGAGCTTGAGCCTCTGGCACGGTTTGCTTCTGATGGTGATGGCGGGCTGGGGACGACGGCTGCAGGGGGATGGCCTGGCCTTGATCGCCTGCCTGTTGGCGGCATTGACGCCGGCTTTTCTGGATCTGCGCACGGACTACGTGCTGGAGATGGCCCTGGTGGCGTGTTGCAGTCTGGCGATCTGGCGTCTCGGGGTCTGGTGCGATCCGAAGAGCGGTGGCCGCTGGAGGCAGGCCTGGTGTTGCACCCTGGCAGCCATCGCTGCGGTGCTGGTGAAGCAAAGCGCCCTGCTTGTGCTTGTGCCTGGGGGACTCTGGGCTGCGGGATTGGCGTTGCGGCGGGGAGGCCCTTGGTTGCGGCAAGCCCTGCTGCTACCTGTGCTCATGGCGGCGTTAATTGGTCCCTGGTTGCGTCACAACTGGATCACTAGCCTCGGCGGCACCAACCGGGCCGTGTTCGAGTCGGCGGCCCTGGAAGGGGATCCTGGCGTGCTCAGTCTGGCCAGTTGGTTGTGGTACCCGCGCTTGTTGCCGGAGCAGCTCGGCAGCGTTCTGTTGCTGGTGGGGTTGTCGGGGCTGCTGCTTTGGTGCTGGCAGCGTCAGCAGCACTCCAGCGATCACTCCTGGTCCTGGCGCTGGCTCCTGATCAATTTGGTGGCGGCCTGGGTGCTCACCACGTTGAGCCCCAACAAAGGCGACCGCTACATCGCTCCCCTGCTCCCCTCTCTGCTTTTGCTCTTGGCCCGTGGGTGGTGGCAATGGGGCTACTGGTTGGAGGCCAGGCGTTCGAGGCTGGTGTGGCCCCTATTCGGTGCTGGGCTGCTGGCCTGTGTTCCGGCGGGCTGGGCCCATCAGCTACATCGCTTTGACGACCGGCCCCGTGGGCCGGTGGAGGCGCTGGTGAAGGCTGCCGGTGGTGGAGACCCCAGCACGCCTCCCTCCACCTTGATCGTGGTGCCCAGCACCTCCGATCTCAACCAGCACAACGTCAGCTTCTACGGCCGTCGCCACGGGGGGCAGACCGTTGGCCGGCAGCTGGGGGGCAGCCGCCAGGACCGTGAGCCAGTGCTGGCTCGGGCTGAATGGGTGGTGTTGGCGGAAGGGAACCAGGGATCAGTGCGCAAAGCGGCGCGAAAGCTGGATCAAGCCGTGCGCAGCAGCGGTGTGTTCGAGCCATTGCATCAATTTGAGCGCCCCAAGGGGGGGAGTTATTCCCTCTGGCGCCGCCGCGCGACGCATCCGATTGCAGGCCCTTCCTTTGCGCAGCGCTTCCCCGTCCTCGCCGCTGGCCTGGCGGCAGGGCCGCTGGGGCTGGATCCGGTGTTCGCTGCGGTGGGGCAGGAGCACATGCTCGATGGCCATTTCAGCTACCGGGATCCGGTGCGTTCTGAGGCCTTGGCGGCCTTGGCGCAGGATCCCGATGCTGTGCAACCGCGTTGGACCCTTGCTCTGCTGGCGGTGCTGGGAAACCGCCCCTCGCAGGCGTCAGAGCAGTTCGAGGTCTTGCAACGGCTGTTGCCCGATAACCCCTGGCCAGCGGCCTACCGCAGTGTGGTCAACCTTGCAGGGTGGAATCCCTGGCAGGCCGCCGCTGCTGCGGATGGCGCCAGTGTTTCGAATCCTGTGCTGGCGGCGCTGGGGGATCTCAGCGGTGTGCTCTCCGGTGCTGTTTGGCGCATCCCTGCCGCCAGCACCTCAGTCCCAGCGGCCATCACAGCCGTGGAGGAGGCCCTGGAGCCTGCCTCCAACCAAGATCAAGATCAGGAGCAGGCTTCCAGCTGA
- a CDS encoding lipid-A-disaccharide synthase-related protein, whose amino-acid sequence MARILLLSNGHGEDLSGALLAQELQRQGHKVQALPLAGLGSAYQKAGVPLLGRSHEFSTGGIGYTSLRGRLTEIAQGQMLYLLRRLIRLMRHRRRFDLILVVGDVIPVIAAWLSQRPVATYLVAYSSHYEGTLRLPWPCAALLKSQRFKAVYSRDQRTAKDLSGQLQRPVSFLGNPFMDSVLTAAAPPPSSMPRVGLLPGSRRPELEQNLQLLLRLIELLPSTVRCNMDLALVPSLDDNSLRQLSERCGWHLENGVLEREGARAINVRRGAFRAVLQHSDLVIGMAGTAIEQAVGLAKPVLQVPGQGPQFTAAFAEAQRRLLGPTVFCADGESGSREALERTAELAMALLERARRDPGLQRQCREEAKWRLGEAGGGLRMATAIDALLP is encoded by the coding sequence ATGGCACGCATCCTGCTGCTGAGCAATGGCCACGGTGAAGACCTCTCCGGCGCCTTACTCGCCCAGGAGCTTCAGCGACAGGGGCACAAAGTGCAGGCGCTCCCGCTAGCGGGCCTTGGCAGCGCTTATCAAAAAGCCGGCGTGCCACTGCTGGGACGCAGCCACGAATTCAGCACCGGGGGCATTGGCTACACCAGCCTTCGCGGCCGCCTTACCGAGATCGCCCAAGGGCAAATGCTGTATCTGCTGCGTCGCCTGATCCGTTTGATGCGGCACCGGCGTCGCTTTGATCTGATCCTGGTGGTGGGCGATGTGATCCCTGTGATCGCGGCATGGCTCAGCCAACGCCCTGTGGCGACCTATCTGGTGGCCTACTCCAGCCACTACGAAGGGACGCTGCGGCTGCCCTGGCCCTGCGCCGCTCTGTTGAAAAGCCAGCGGTTCAAAGCGGTGTACAGCCGCGATCAACGCACCGCCAAGGACCTCAGCGGGCAACTGCAACGGCCGGTGAGCTTCCTGGGCAATCCATTCATGGATTCGGTGCTCACAGCAGCCGCCCCGCCGCCCAGCAGCATGCCACGCGTCGGTCTGCTGCCCGGCAGCCGCCGACCGGAATTGGAACAGAACCTGCAGCTCTTGCTGCGGCTGATCGAGCTGCTGCCGAGCACAGTGCGCTGCAACATGGATCTGGCCCTGGTGCCCAGCCTGGATGACAACAGCTTGCGGCAGCTCAGCGAACGATGCGGCTGGCACTTGGAGAACGGCGTGCTGGAACGTGAGGGAGCCCGGGCGATCAACGTTCGCCGCGGGGCCTTCCGTGCCGTGCTGCAGCACAGCGATCTGGTGATCGGCATGGCAGGTACCGCCATCGAACAGGCCGTTGGCCTGGCCAAACCGGTGCTGCAGGTGCCGGGCCAAGGGCCTCAATTCACAGCAGCATTCGCTGAAGCCCAACGGCGCCTGCTCGGGCCCACGGTGTTCTGCGCCGACGGAGAAAGTGGCAGCCGTGAGGCTTTGGAGAGAACAGCGGAGCTGGCCATGGCTCTGCTTGAGCGTGCGCGACGGGATCCTGGCTTGCAGCGGCAATGCCGAGAAGAAGCCAAATGGCGCCTCGGAGAAGCGGGCGGTGGCCTGAGAATGGCGACAGCGATCGATGCCCTGCTGCCATGA
- a CDS encoding TIGR01777 family oxidoreductase → MRLLLFGCTGFVGRELLPLLLQAGLQLTVVSRRLARGYDAERADGRLTWMQFDPASSSTWADAGLLDALNQADAVVNLAGEPIAEKRWTPTHRQLLETSRLETTSHLVKAIKACATPPKVLVNASAIGFYGSSLDKRFLESSNPGDDFLASLCERWEAAAEAVPSAVRQVTLRIGIVLAADGGALGKMLPVFRTGFGGPIGSGRQWMSWIHRSDLCALILQSLTDESWSGVINAVAPEPVSMTAFSKQLGRSLGRPSLLPVPAPVLQVLLGDGAKVVLEGQQVASERLEGLNFSFRYPDLASALAAATS, encoded by the coding sequence ATGCGTCTGCTGCTGTTTGGCTGCACTGGTTTTGTTGGCCGTGAGCTCCTGCCGCTCCTGCTTCAGGCCGGGCTTCAGCTCACGGTGGTCAGCCGCCGGTTGGCCCGCGGCTACGACGCTGAACGGGCAGATGGGCGACTGACCTGGATGCAGTTCGACCCTGCCAGCAGCAGCACCTGGGCCGACGCCGGGCTGTTGGATGCCCTCAATCAGGCCGATGCGGTGGTCAATCTGGCGGGGGAACCGATTGCCGAGAAACGTTGGACCCCGACCCATCGGCAGCTGCTTGAAACCAGCCGGCTGGAAACGACCTCTCATTTGGTGAAAGCGATCAAGGCCTGTGCAACACCACCAAAAGTGCTGGTGAATGCCTCGGCAATTGGTTTCTATGGATCCAGCCTGGACAAGCGTTTTCTCGAATCAAGCAACCCAGGCGACGACTTCCTTGCGAGCTTGTGTGAGCGCTGGGAAGCGGCGGCTGAGGCGGTGCCGTCTGCGGTACGGCAGGTCACCCTGCGGATCGGCATCGTGCTGGCGGCCGACGGCGGCGCACTCGGAAAAATGCTTCCGGTGTTCCGCACAGGGTTTGGCGGTCCAATCGGCAGTGGCCGGCAGTGGATGAGTTGGATCCACCGCAGCGACCTCTGCGCCCTGATCCTCCAATCCCTCACGGACGAGAGCTGGAGTGGCGTGATCAATGCCGTGGCTCCCGAGCCCGTCTCGATGACGGCCTTCTCCAAGCAGCTGGGGCGCAGCCTGGGCCGTCCGAGTTTGTTGCCGGTGCCAGCTCCAGTGCTTCAGGTGCTTCTGGGGGACGGCGCCAAGGTGGTGTTGGAGGGCCAGCAGGTTGCGTCGGAACGGCTTGAAGGCTTGAACTTCAGCTTCCGCTACCCCGATCTGGCTTCAGCACTCGCCGCTGCCACCAGCTGA
- a CDS encoding HesB/IscA family protein — MTSTPDTAPAHTAKDGKGILITEPAMQQLAKLCGEQGENQVLRVGVRSGGCSGMSYTMDFVPASDTLDDDETYEYAAADGQSFRVICDPKSLLYIYGMQLDFSTALIGGGFNFTNPNASQTCGCGSSFAV, encoded by the coding sequence ATGACTTCCACCCCCGATACCGCGCCGGCCCATACCGCCAAAGACGGCAAGGGCATCCTGATCACTGAACCGGCGATGCAGCAGCTGGCGAAGCTGTGTGGCGAACAGGGCGAGAACCAGGTGCTGCGTGTCGGGGTGCGGTCCGGGGGCTGCAGCGGCATGAGCTACACAATGGATTTCGTGCCCGCCTCCGACACCCTCGACGACGACGAGACCTACGAGTACGCGGCGGCTGATGGACAGAGCTTCCGGGTGATCTGTGATCCGAAAAGCCTTCTCTACATCTACGGAATGCAGCTGGACTTCAGCACTGCCCTGATCGGCGGTGGCTTCAACTTCACCAACCCCAATGCCAGCCAGACCTGCGGCTGCGGCAGTTCCTTCGCCGTGTGA
- the cysK gene encoding cysteine synthase A, translating to MSIAPDITALIGGTPLVRLNRLPQACGCQAEILAKLESFNPSASVKDRIASAMVLEAEQSGTIIPGRTVLVEPTSGNTGIALAMVAAARGYRLILTMPDTMSTERRAMLRAYGAELQLTDGAQGMNGAIALAKELVDEIPNAYLLQQFDNPANPAVHERTTAEEIWRDTEGQIDAFVAGVGTGGTITGCARLLKQRQPQLQVIAVEPEASAVLSGKPPGAHRIQGIGAGFVPAVLELDRIDSILTVSDEEAMQVGRRLAREEGLLCGISSGAAMAAALRVGQDPAMVGKRLVVMLASYGERYLSTPMFSAASQLPARRDGQL from the coding sequence ATGAGCATTGCTCCTGACATCACAGCCTTGATCGGTGGCACGCCCCTCGTGCGGTTGAACCGTCTGCCCCAGGCCTGCGGCTGCCAGGCCGAGATCCTGGCCAAGTTGGAGAGCTTTAATCCCTCCGCCTCGGTGAAAGACCGCATCGCCAGCGCCATGGTGTTGGAGGCGGAGCAATCCGGCACGATCATTCCAGGCCGAACGGTGCTGGTGGAGCCCACCAGTGGCAACACCGGCATCGCCCTGGCCATGGTGGCGGCGGCCCGGGGGTACCGGCTGATCCTCACCATGCCGGACACTATGAGCACGGAGCGTCGCGCGATGCTGCGGGCCTATGGGGCCGAGTTGCAGCTCACCGACGGTGCCCAGGGCATGAATGGGGCGATCGCCCTGGCCAAGGAGTTGGTGGATGAGATTCCCAATGCCTATCTGCTGCAGCAGTTCGACAACCCCGCCAATCCAGCCGTGCATGAACGCACCACGGCGGAGGAGATCTGGCGCGATACCGAGGGCCAGATCGATGCCTTTGTGGCGGGGGTGGGCACCGGCGGCACCATCACCGGTTGTGCCCGGCTGTTGAAACAGCGGCAGCCGCAGCTTCAGGTAATTGCCGTAGAGCCCGAGGCCAGTGCCGTGCTGTCTGGCAAGCCTCCTGGGGCCCATCGCATTCAGGGGATCGGGGCTGGTTTTGTGCCTGCGGTGTTGGAATTGGATCGGATCGACTCGATCCTCACGGTGAGCGATGAGGAGGCCATGCAAGTGGGCCGGCGCCTGGCCCGTGAGGAAGGTCTGCTCTGTGGCATCAGCAGTGGCGCGGCCATGGCTGCGGCTCTGCGGGTGGGCCAGGACCCCGCCATGGTGGGCAAACGCCTGGTGGTGATGCTGGCTAGTTATGGCGAGCGCTACCTCTCCACCCCGATGTTCAGTGCTGCTTCGCAGCTGCCGGCCCGGAGGGATGGTCAGCTGTGA
- a CDS encoding NAD(P)H-quinone oxidoreductase subunit O has product MAESDAAAPAKAKPAALRKGALVKVNRAAYSSSLEAGASDPTAPDYIFEGPGELLVVKGDYGQVRWNRPVPDVWLRMDQLEACS; this is encoded by the coding sequence ATGGCTGAATCCGACGCCGCTGCCCCCGCCAAGGCCAAGCCTGCTGCGCTGCGCAAAGGTGCCTTGGTCAAGGTGAACAGAGCCGCCTACAGCTCCAGCCTTGAGGCTGGAGCCAGCGATCCAACAGCACCCGACTACATCTTTGAAGGTCCTGGCGAGCTGCTGGTGGTGAAAGGGGACTACGGCCAAGTGCGCTGGAACCGTCCGGTGCCCGATGTGTGGCTGCGAATGGATCAGCTGGAAGCCTGCTCCTGA
- a CDS encoding J domain-containing protein: protein MSDPYAVLGVSSTASNAEIKAAYRQLVKQHHPDAGGDDQQMLALNAAWEVLGDAERRKAFDRTRPQPARAASPTDLRRASRAHDRALAADDALVEWLRRVYAPIDRMLGEVINPFPKQLKALSADPYDDELMEAFCSYLEASGRRMDKVKQLFQSLPTPASARGFGLSLYHCLSEVEDALAELERYTMGYVDGYLHDGREMLREAKQRRKRLQDERRRLEIV, encoded by the coding sequence GTGAGCGATCCCTATGCCGTGCTCGGTGTCAGCAGCACCGCCAGCAACGCTGAGATCAAGGCGGCCTACCGCCAGCTGGTGAAGCAGCACCATCCCGATGCCGGTGGCGACGACCAGCAGATGCTGGCCCTCAATGCCGCCTGGGAAGTTCTCGGGGATGCCGAGCGCCGTAAGGCCTTTGATCGCACGCGGCCCCAGCCGGCCCGGGCTGCATCGCCGACGGATCTGCGCCGGGCCAGCCGTGCCCACGATCGTGCTTTGGCCGCCGATGATGCCCTGGTGGAGTGGCTGCGACGGGTCTACGCCCCGATCGATCGCATGCTCGGTGAGGTCATCAATCCCTTCCCTAAGCAACTCAAGGCACTGTCGGCTGATCCTTACGACGACGAGCTAATGGAGGCGTTCTGCAGCTATCTCGAGGCGAGCGGACGCCGGATGGACAAGGTCAAGCAACTGTTCCAGTCGTTGCCCACGCCGGCCTCGGCCCGTGGCTTCGGTTTGAGCCTGTATCACTGCCTCTCCGAAGTGGAGGACGCTCTGGCCGAACTGGAGCGTTACACCATGGGCTACGTGGATGGGTATCTCCACGATGGTCGCGAGATGCTGCGGGAGGCCAAGCAGCGACGCAAGCGCCTCCAGGATGAACGGCGTCGCTTGGAGATCGTGTGA
- a CDS encoding iron uptake porin: MKLFQQLLVAPAALGLLAPLAVVNSPAANAAELNINDVSDYAATASGNSLDQVTSVTQFSDVYPTDWAYQALANLVETYGCVAGYPNGTFRGNRAMTRYEAAALLNACLDRITEVTDELRRLLKEFETELAILKGRVDGLEARVGELEATQFSTTTKLSGTSNWVAGATRAKGDNYNTGGEKGARDDWNAKYGGFSFSYDVRLALKTSFSGKDLLYTRLRAGNMYNVFEAAPFVYWPGSLNVYFDTNNVLLVDRFYYRFPLGNSFTVQVGPTTRNTEMMGYKASAYARGGDKVLDFFGGSLGTPGVWNKETGAGFGAFYSNKKQVEKGNPYFTLSASYVADWGEGNDSNPNTGGFMTDNSEGNITTQIAFGNKQWGLAAGYRYGQCGARFRTGTQFALGDSYGTPCTVEVDGKDERTNADSHSWSFHGFWSPEESGWMPSISAGVGASYLNGNDAWKDNTNKRAMASWMVGLTWNDVFLEGNALGYAVGQPQFVYDVEDGFVADGGYAMELWYSFQVTDNIQITPAVYWLSRPFGDNTQNVNGDYKSLGVFGGLVQTTFKF; the protein is encoded by the coding sequence ATGAAGCTTTTCCAGCAACTGCTGGTGGCTCCTGCTGCCCTTGGCCTTCTGGCCCCTTTGGCTGTTGTCAACAGCCCAGCAGCCAATGCCGCCGAGCTGAACATCAACGACGTTTCTGATTACGCGGCTACTGCCAGTGGCAACAGCCTTGATCAGGTCACCAGCGTTACCCAATTCTCTGACGTTTACCCCACCGACTGGGCCTATCAGGCTCTGGCCAACCTGGTGGAGACCTACGGCTGCGTCGCCGGCTACCCCAACGGCACCTTCCGTGGCAACCGGGCGATGACCCGCTACGAAGCGGCTGCCCTGCTGAACGCCTGCCTCGACCGGATCACTGAAGTGACCGACGAGCTGCGTCGTCTGCTCAAGGAATTCGAAACCGAGCTGGCCATCCTCAAGGGTCGCGTTGACGGCCTCGAGGCCCGCGTCGGCGAACTGGAAGCCACCCAGTTCTCCACCACCACCAAGCTCAGTGGCACAAGTAACTGGGTGGCTGGTGCGACACGCGCCAAAGGTGACAACTACAACACCGGTGGAGAGAAGGGTGCCCGTGATGACTGGAACGCGAAATATGGCGGCTTCTCCTTCAGCTATGACGTGCGTCTTGCGCTGAAGACCTCTTTCAGCGGCAAGGATCTGCTGTACACCCGTCTGCGCGCCGGGAACATGTACAACGTGTTTGAGGCGGCTCCATTTGTTTATTGGCCCGGCAGTCTTAATGTCTATTTTGATACCAATAATGTCTTACTAGTCGATCGTTTTTACTATCGATTCCCACTCGGCAACAGCTTCACCGTCCAGGTTGGTCCTACGACCCGAAACACCGAGATGATGGGCTACAAGGCCAGCGCCTACGCCAGGGGCGGGGACAAGGTGCTTGATTTCTTTGGTGGTTCCCTGGGTACTCCCGGTGTCTGGAACAAGGAAACCGGTGCTGGTTTCGGAGCTTTCTACAGCAACAAAAAGCAGGTTGAGAAGGGCAACCCCTACTTCACATTGTCAGCCAGTTATGTGGCTGATTGGGGAGAGGGCAATGACAGCAATCCCAACACGGGTGGCTTCATGACCGACAACTCCGAAGGCAACATCACCACGCAGATTGCCTTCGGCAACAAGCAGTGGGGCTTGGCCGCCGGTTATCGCTACGGCCAGTGTGGTGCCAGGTTCCGGACCGGTACTCAGTTTGCCCTCGGCGACTCCTATGGCACCCCTTGCACCGTTGAGGTCGACGGTAAGGACGAGCGCACCAACGCAGACAGCCACAGCTGGTCTTTCCATGGCTTCTGGAGTCCTGAGGAGTCCGGCTGGATGCCTTCCATTAGCGCTGGTGTTGGTGCCTCTTACCTCAACGGCAACGATGCCTGGAAGGACAACACCAATAAGCGGGCCATGGCCAGCTGGATGGTGGGTCTGACCTGGAACGATGTCTTCCTCGAAGGCAATGCCCTGGGCTATGCCGTGGGCCAGCCTCAGTTCGTCTATGACGTTGAAGACGGCTTTGTGGCTGACGGTGGTTACGCCATGGAGCTCTGGTACAGCTTCCAGGTCACCGACAACATCCAGATCACCCCTGCTGTGTACTGGCTGAGCCGTCCCTTCGGTGACAACACCCAGAACGTCAACGGCGACTACAAGTCCCTCGGCGTCTTCGGTGGCCTGGTGCAGACCACCTTCAAGTTCTGA
- the zds gene encoding 9,9'-di-cis-zeta-carotene desaturase has protein sequence MRVAIVGSGLAGLSAAVDLVDAGHEVNLYEARPFMGGKVGSWVDEGGNHIEMGLHVFFFNYANLFALMRKVGAFENLLPKQHTHLFVNKGGDLRELDFRFPIGAPFNGLKAFFTTPQLSWIDKLRNALALGTSPIVRGLVDYEGAMRTIRALDSVSFQDWFVSHGGSPESIRRMWNPIAYALGFIDCEAISARCMLTIFMMFAAKTEASKLNLLKGSPHRWLTGPILDYIQQRGGKLHLRHRVKQVDYSEGESPEITGLQLGTPDGDIRVEADAYLAACDVPGIQKLLPEAWNRYPQFEAIHQLEAVPVATVQLRYDGWVTELGDAQEDRRRDVAAPTGLNNLLYTADADFSCFADLALASPEDYRKEGEGSLLQCVLTPGDPWIPKSVDEIVAHTDRQVRELFPSARNLKLTWSNVVKLAQSLYREAPGMEPYRPEQRTPIRNFFLAGSYTRQDYIDSMEGATMSGHLAAAAILDQPVKLATNAAVA, from the coding sequence GTGCGGGTCGCGATCGTTGGTTCCGGCCTCGCCGGCCTCTCCGCTGCAGTGGACCTCGTGGATGCGGGCCATGAGGTGAATCTCTACGAAGCCCGTCCTTTTATGGGCGGCAAGGTGGGTAGCTGGGTGGATGAGGGCGGTAACCACATCGAGATGGGGTTGCACGTCTTCTTTTTTAATTACGCCAACCTCTTCGCCTTGATGCGCAAGGTGGGAGCGTTCGAGAATCTTCTGCCCAAGCAGCACACGCACCTGTTCGTGAACAAGGGGGGCGATCTGCGGGAGCTGGATTTCCGCTTCCCCATTGGTGCACCCTTCAACGGCCTCAAGGCGTTTTTCACCACACCGCAGCTCAGCTGGATCGACAAGCTGCGCAATGCCCTTGCCCTGGGCACCAGCCCGATCGTGCGCGGTCTGGTGGATTACGAGGGGGCGATGCGCACCATCCGAGCCCTCGACTCCGTCAGTTTCCAGGATTGGTTCGTCAGCCATGGCGGTAGCCCCGAAAGCATCCGGCGGATGTGGAACCCCATTGCCTACGCCCTGGGCTTCATCGATTGCGAGGCCATCTCCGCCCGCTGCATGCTCACCATCTTCATGATGTTTGCGGCCAAGACGGAAGCCTCCAAGCTCAATCTGCTGAAGGGATCGCCCCATCGCTGGCTCACGGGTCCGATCCTCGACTACATCCAGCAGCGTGGAGGCAAGTTGCACCTGCGTCATCGGGTGAAGCAGGTGGACTACAGCGAGGGTGAATCACCTGAGATCACAGGCCTGCAGCTGGGGACTCCTGATGGAGACATCCGCGTTGAGGCTGACGCCTACCTGGCCGCCTGTGATGTTCCCGGGATTCAGAAGCTGCTGCCCGAGGCCTGGAACCGGTACCCCCAGTTCGAGGCGATTCATCAGCTGGAGGCCGTACCCGTGGCCACCGTTCAGCTCCGCTACGACGGCTGGGTAACCGAACTGGGTGATGCCCAGGAAGACCGGCGCCGGGATGTGGCAGCACCCACGGGGCTCAACAACCTGCTGTACACGGCTGATGCCGATTTCAGCTGTTTTGCCGATTTGGCCCTGGCCAGCCCGGAGGACTACCGCAAGGAGGGAGAGGGCTCCCTGCTCCAATGCGTGCTCACCCCTGGTGATCCCTGGATTCCCAAGTCGGTGGACGAGATCGTGGCCCACACCGATCGTCAGGTGCGCGAGCTGTTCCCCTCGGCTCGCAACCTCAAGCTCACCTGGAGCAACGTGGTGAAACTGGCTCAGTCGTTGTACCGGGAAGCCCCGGGCATGGAGCCCTACCGCCCGGAGCAGCGCACGCCGATCCGCAATTTCTTCTTGGCCGGCAGCTACACCCGTCAGGACTACATCGATTCGATGGAGGGAGCCACGATGAGCGGTCATCTGGCGGCGGCGGCGATCCTCGATCAGCCGGTGAAACTAGCCACAAACGCGGCGGTGGCCTGA